The window TCCAGAACGACACGGAGATCACCGTCATCGTGAACGGAAACGAGGACAGCATCGACATCTACGTGTAGTGAGACGAATGATCACGAGCACCCTTTCAGCCGCGACGGCGGCCGCGACCACACACAGGAGATGATAATGAGCATACTCGACGGAGACGACGACGAACTAGAGGACGAGAGCGCCGACGACGACCTGCTGGGCGGTGCCGACGACGGCCTGATGGGCGGCGAAATGGGATTCGCCGACGATGACGACGGCGGCTCCGACGACGAAGAGCTCTCCTACCGGCTCGACGAAATCGAGAAGGAGATCGACTCCCTCGAGGGACAGGTCGAAACCGTCCGCGGCGAAAACGAGAAGATCAGCGACTCGATCCAGACGGTCGAGCGGAACGTCGACCGGCTCGTCGATATGTACGAGATCGTGACGCAGGGGATCAACCCCTTCGTAGGTGATCAGGAGATCGGCGACGCGTTCGAAACTGCGACGGGCGACGGCGGCGTCTTCGGCGGCGACGATCCCGCCGACGATATCGACGACGATATCACGAACGCCGAAGCCGAAGACTTCCTCGACGACGACCTCGAGGAGGACGACGACGAGGACGACTTCGTCGCCGACGAGTTCGACGAGGGTGGCGAAATCGACGATCCGCTCGAGGAGGACGAGGACGGGTTCGACGACAGTTCCGAAGACGAGGCGCTCGAGGACGATCCGTTCGCGGACGAGTTCGACGACGGCTCCGAAGACGACGGTGAGCTTGGGTTTGACGAGGAAGACGAAGAACTAGCGGACGAAAACGACGATCTCGAACTCGAGGAGGAAGCAGCCGACCCTGAACCCGAGCCGATACAGACGGAGGTGGTGGCTGACCAAACCACGGATACCGAAGATACGACCCAGACAGGATCGGAGACGGCCGCGCTCGGCGAGAACGGGGAAATGGGCGACCCGCCGTATCTGGTTCGGCATCCGTCGCGAACCGACGCGGAACTCGTAACGATCGAGTGGCTACAGTACCTCATCGAGACGGCCGGGATGGACGGTGCGGCGCGGACGATCGCCTACTACGAGTCGATCGACTGGATCTCCGACCCCGTCGAAACGTACCTCCAGTCGCTGCTGAACGGATTCAGCGACGCGCCCGTGGCGGACGACGAGATCGAACCGCGGTCGGTACTCACCACCGACGAACACAAACGGAGCCTACAGTACATCGCGAATATCGCGACTCCGGAGAAAGCGACGGAGCTGTCGATCGAGCCGCCGGTCGAAGCCGACACCGCCGATCCCTCCGCGGAATAGCGGGTGGTCAGGAGGCCAGAAGTTTTGTATGGAGTGCATAAGTACGTAGCGCGTACCCGACGGTCCGCGCCGCCCGCGTCGAAGAGCCGGCAGCGAAGGCAGCGACGACCGACGAGAACGGAGATCTGGAACCTCTATGGGGATTACCGACCGCACCGCGGGAGCAGCCGACCTTACGAAGTCCATCATTCAGGCGTACGACGAGATGGAACTTCCCGCGAAGATCTATCTCCCCGCAATCCTGCTGCCGGCGGTGCTGATCTTCCTCGGGACGATCGTCGCGGCGGTCGTCGCCGATCTGTTTCTGTTGGCCCGACTGCTGCTCCCGGTGCTCGGGCTCCTGATCGTCCTGGCTGCGATCGGTTATCCACGACTCGCCGTCGACAGACGCCGCGTCGAGATGGAAAATCGGTTTCATCTCTTCGTGATTCACATGACGGTGCTGTCGACGACCAACATCGACCGGATGGAGGTTCTGCGCCAGCTCGCCCAGGAGGAGGAGTACGGCGAACTCGCGGACGAGATGCAACGTATCGTCGATCTGGTCGACGTCTGGCACCTGAGCCTCGACGACGCGTGTCGCCGACGCGCGAAGGCGGTTCCCAGCGAATCGGTCGCGGACCTGTTAGAGCGGATGGCCTACACGCTGAGCGCCGGTCAGGAGTTGGCCGAGTTCCTCGAGCAGGAACAGGACGTGCTGGTCGAGAAGTACTCGACCGTCTACAGGCAGTCGCTCAGCAACCTCGACGTGCTGAAGGACCTGTACCTCTCCCTGATCATCTCGACGACGTTCGCGCTGGTGTTCGCGATCGTTCTCCCGCTGCTGACCGGGAACGATCCGACGATCACCGTCAGCATCGTCATCGTGATGTTCACGTTCGTCCAGATCGGCTTTTTTTTCGTTATCAAGGCCATCGTCCCGGACGACCCGATCTGGTACCTCGAGGACGGCTACCGGACGACGACCAAGAAACTGCTGCTCGGCTCGACGGTCGTCGGCATCGGGGGGAGCGTCCTGCTGATCGGAATATTGTTGTGCATGTTCTTCGGCATCTTCCCCGGCACGGGGTTCGTGAAGTCGCTGCCGATGTTGCTGTACATGCCGATCGCGACGACGCCGCTGTTGATTCCGGGCATCGCGTTCTGGCACGCGGAGCGAAAGACGTTCGATCGCGACCGGGAGTTTCCGAACTTCATCCGCGCGCTGGGGACCAGCGAGAGCGCGAAGCAGAGCACGACCTCGGAGGTGCTGGCGACGCTTCGCGATCAGGATTTCGGGCCGCTCACGGAGAACGTCGACGACCTGTACCGCCGGCTGAACATGCGCCTGAGCACCGAGAAGTCCTGGCGCTATTTCACCGGCGACGCACACTCCTTTTTGATCCAGAAGTTCAGCGAGATGTACCTGATCGGTCGCGAGATGGGCGGCGGACCGAAGCGGCTCGGCGAGATCATCAGCCAGAACATGAGCGCGATCGTCAACCTGCGCGAGGAGCGAAAACAGCAGACGACGACACTCGTCGGCGTCATCTACGGGATTACGGCAGCGGCTTCGTTCGCGTTCTTCATCGGGTTGGAACTGGCAGCGATGCTCTCGAGTTTCAACATCGATACGCAGGGCCAGCTCATGGCAGGGTCGTTGATCCACACGGATCAGTACAACATCTACGTCCTGCGCTATCTCATCATCCTCGTGCTGATTTTCAACGCGTTCATTTCGTCACTGTTGCTCCGGGTGGCGGACGGCGGCCACTTCGGGAACTCCTACGTCCACTTCACGGCGCTGCTCTGGATGGGAGCGGTTACCGGCGCGATCACGGAGCGGTTGATCGACGCGATCATCACCGTCGACCTGTGACCGCGACCGAACGCCCGGCCGCAAGAACAATCAGGTGGCCGGCGGAACGAACGACGAGATGAAGCCGAGGCTCGAGCGACCACACGTGTGCCGCGACCGCGGCATCGAATCGATCCAGAGCGGTCTGTTACTGTTCGGGTTTACGCTCCTGCTCGCGCTGTTTATGGGGGCCGTGGTCTTTCTGAACGGCACCGGCTGATACCGCCGCGAGAAGAAAACGAACCGGCCGCGACCGTCTACTCGAGCGCTTCGAGAAGCTCCGCGAGGCTGCTCGACTCGTCGAGTCCGTGGTTGGCCATCGCGGTTCGAACCTGGGTTTCCGTGAGTTCCGGCGTGAAATCGGATTTCGCGAGCAGCAGGGAGGCGGCGCGGTTCGTCGGCGTGTTCCGCGAGACGTGGCGCGCGTACCAGAAGACGAGGCTGTTGAACGTTCCGACGACGTCGTCGGAGGTCATTCGGTGTCTGACGGTATCCTCGCCGAACCGCGAGACGATATCGATCGCAAAGCGCGTGTCGACGCGCTCGAGTTCGTTCGCGAGGAGCGTTCGGGCGGCTTCGGGACTCTGGATCCCGGTCCCGGCAGCGCCGCTGTGGGGATCGGCCGCTGCGGGTGCGGATTCGTTCGGGTCTGCATCCGTTGCGGGGGCTGTCTCCCTACCGGCGTTCGACCGGGACGCGGGGGCCTGAGACTGCGACTGGCCTTTGGTTTGGGGAAGCGACTGTGACGAGGCCTTCTGCTCGTCCGGGACGTTCGGCGGCGACCGATCCGCCGAGACTACGTATCGCCCGTCGTCGATCTCGTCTACGTACGGACTCTCCGTGAAATCGAGGTCATCGGGCGAGAGGGCGCCCCTTGCATCCCCCGACGATTGTTGTTCACTCGGGAGTACGGGCGGAACGTCGGCCTTCTCTTTGGGATCCCCTCCCTCGTTACCTGTTGTCATTAGCTGCCAACTCTAGACGAGTTTCACAGCGAATAGAAAGAAATCTTTTGATGACTTCCAGTAGTCTCTGCTGTGAACGAAAGTCCAAATAGCCATAATTACTTAATAGGTTGGTTCGTATAGCTTTCATCGATGACTACTCGTCGCAGCCCGTATCGAGACGAACATATCTGGTCTGGAGCGGTCACCAGCCTCGAGGGGCTGCGAGCAAACGAACGGCGGGGACGGTGGTGAGTACACGATGCTATTGTCCATAATCGGGAATTTACTCGGCGACGGCGACGAGCAAAACACCGACGGGAACGACGGCGGTTCCGGCGGTGGGAACGACCTCATGGGCGGTGACCTCTCGGGCAGTACGAGCGACGAGGGGCTGATGCCCGGCACGAACAACTCGAACGCCAGTGGCGACGACGATATCCTCGCCGACGGCAGCAACGGCGGCATGGGCGGGATGGACGACATGGGCGGCGATGACGACCTGCTCAGCGACGACGGCGGGATGGGCGGCATGGATATGGACGGCGAGATGTCGCTCGACGGCATGGACGACGGCGGGGGTGACGACGGACCCTCCAGCGAGCTCGAGTCCCGCGTCGAGGAGATCGAAAACAACGTCGGCTCGCTTTCCTCGACGGTCAACACCGTCCAGAGCGAGAACGAGAAGATCAGCGACTCCCTCGAGGAGATCGAGGAGGACATCCGCAAGCTGCTGGAAGTCTACGAGATGGTGACTCAGGGGGTGAACCCGTTCGTCGAGGGTGACTCCCTGAGCGACTCATTCGAGCACGGCAGCGGCGGCGGCAGCGCCCAGGGAACGGGCAACTTCGGCGACGAGAGCCTGTTCGACAGCGACGTCGAGGACGAGGAAGACGAGGAGATCGACGACGATATCGCCAACGCCGAAGCCGAGGACTTCCTCGACGACGGAATGGACGAGATGGACGACGAGGACGACCTCGAGTTCGACGACGTCGGGATGGACGACGAGTTCGACGAGATGGACGACGACGGTGAGGATGACTTCGAACTCGAGGACGGAGACGACGCGAGTGCCGGCTCCGACTCGGCCGACGGGGACCTCTCGTTCGACGAACTGAAATCCGAGTACGAGTCCGGCGACGCCGACTGGGACGGAGACGACGCGAGCGAGGCCGGTGCTGACGATACCGACGACGCCGAGGACCCGTTCGCGGAGGCAGACGACGCGGAGGGCGACGACCTCGGATTCGACGACGGGGCTGACGAGGGCGAGGACGAGCTGTTCGCCGAGGACGCCGCCGAGACAGGTGCCGCTACCGCCGAGACCGAGCCCGCCGCGACGATCGACGACCTCGAGAACGAGTCGACGAACACCGAGCCCACCGGCGACATCGCCTGGGACGACGGCGGCCGACCGTACCTCGAGTCGATCCCCTCGGAGTACGATACCCAGTTCGTCGTGATGGACTGGCTGGACTACCTCGTCAGCGAAGCGGGGCTCAACGGCGCCGCTCGAACCATCAAGTTCTACGAGTCGATTCGATGGGTGAGTTCGCCGGTCGAAGCCCACCTCCAGACGACGCTGAACGGATTCGGCGGCGGGCCGGACGTCGAGGAGCCGGAGCCGCGGTCGGCACTGGGCGTCAACCACAAGCGCAGTCTCTGGCGGATCAGTCAGATCAAAACGCCGGAGAAAGAACGGAAACGGTTCGAGGAGTGGCTAGCCCAGGAGGGGCTAGACGGTGCCGAGGGCGACTTTGCGGGCACCGAGGCGGACACGGACGAGGACGAACTCTCGATCGACATCGAAGGCGCCGAGGATGCGGCCGACGACCTCGAGATCGATTCGGCCGACGACGCTGATGACGAAGCCGATGCGGACGCCGGTGATGCCGACGAGCTTGATACTGGCGTCAACACCGGGAACGCAGGGACTGACGACGAAGCCGATGCAGACGGCGACTCGGGCGAAGAACTCGTCTACACCGCCGTCGACGACGTCGACGAGCCGGCGACCGACGGTGCCGACGCGAGTTCCGACGACGCGGACACGACCGCGACCGCAGACGCGTACGCGAACGAACCCGAGCAGGCCGAGCAGGTTGCCGACGACGAGTCCGGTGGGACGACGTTCGAGCACGTCGACATCGATCACGACGACGAGGCGGAGGCCGACACCAACGGCGCCCAGAAGATTCTCATCGACGAGTCGGGATCGGAGGACGACGCGAACGCAGCCTCGAGCGCCGAGACGAGTCGAACTCGAGAGGCCGCACCGGACGCCGGAACCGAGACCGACGCTGTCTGGACGGACGGCACGAACGCGACCGTCCTCCGCGAGAACCACAGCCGCGTCGCTGACGACGAATTTAACGCCGACAACGGTCAGATGATCTGGGTCGACTCGGACGTCGTGCTCTCGGAGGCCGGGGCCGACCTCTACAACACGGGCGGCTACGCTCGAGCGTCGGGTGCCGAGACGGCGGATGAAAACGGTGACGACTCGCTCAAACCGCTGTTCATCCCGGACGAGGACGGGAACCTGACGATCGAGCCCGTCCAGTTGCTCCTCGTCCACGACGACGAGACGGATCGGAGCTGATGCACTATGAGTAAGCTTAACAATATCTTCTCTATCGGGTTGGACGACCGCGACCGACTCAACAAGGAACTCGGTGGCGGCATTCCGACCGGCAGTATCGTTCTCATGGAAGGCGACTACGGGGCCGGCAAAAGTGCGATCTCCCAGCGGTTCGCCTACGGCTTATGCGAGACGGGCAAGTCGGTCACGTTCCTCTCGACGGAACTCGAGGTGAAGGGCTTTATCGACCAGATGGACTCGCTGAACTACAACGTCGAGGAACACCTCCTGTTCGAGAACATGCTGTTCCTCCACGGCGATCTCGACAGCGGGGGCGTCCTCTCCTCGAACACCGACGAGGACAACCGGCAGGATCTCCTGACGGATCTGATGGAAGAGGAGACGCTGTGGTCCGCCGATATCGTCATCATCGACACCTTCGACGCGATCCTCCGTAACGATCCGAAGTTCGAGGCGCTGGTCCGGCAAAACGAGGAGCGCCAGGCCGCCCTCGAGATCATCTCGTTCCTCCGCGATATCATCTCCCAGGGGAAAGTCGTCGTGCTGACGGTCGACCCCTCGACGGTCGGCGAGGAGGCGATCGGGCCGTTCCGATCGATCGCCGACGTGTTCATCGAACTCGAGATGATCGAAGTCGGGAACGACATCCGCCGCCAGCTGTTCATCAAGCGGTTTGCGGGGATGGGCGAACAGGTCGGCGACCGGGTTGGCTACTCGGTTCGGTCCGGAACCGGAATCGTCATCGAGAACCGGAGCGTCGCCTAAGACGGTGGTCGCCGCATGACGGAAATGGGGACGCCGAAGCCGTCGGACGAGCTTCAGGAAATAGCCGCGCGTCGGCCGCACCTCCGCGAGCATCTGAAGAAGTTCCGACAGATTACCGGCGAGTTCCCGATGTTGATCGACGAGCCGACGGCCGAACACGAGGTCGCGCACCCGAACGTTCTCTACCCGGTCGGCGGGCCGATTTACAGTCACGTCTACGGCGACGTCGGGACGAAGATGCAGTACTTCGCCGTCGAGCCGACGCTCTCGGAAGAAGAACAGGAGGTCTTCGAGAGCGTCAAAGACTCCCTGCTGCGCCGCAGCGCGACGAAGAAGGCCCCGGAGAAGGACGCCGAGTACGACGACCGGATCGAAGAGTTGCTCCAGGAGACGACCCACATCAAGGGCGAGGAGACGGACAACCTCCTCGAGGAGCTGAAGGTTCGGTTCCACCCCGGCATCGAGGAGGTGCCCCAGGAGACCTACGAGAACATCCGCTACCGCCT is drawn from Halopiger aswanensis and contains these coding sequences:
- a CDS encoding FlaD/FlaE family flagellar protein translates to MSILDGDDDELEDESADDDLLGGADDGLMGGEMGFADDDDGGSDDEELSYRLDEIEKEIDSLEGQVETVRGENEKISDSIQTVERNVDRLVDMYEIVTQGINPFVGDQEIGDAFETATGDGGVFGGDDPADDIDDDITNAEAEDFLDDDLEEDDDEDDFVADEFDEGGEIDDPLEEDEDGFDDSSEDEALEDDPFADEFDDGSEDDGELGFDEEDEELADENDDLELEEEAADPEPEPIQTEVVADQTTDTEDTTQTGSETAALGENGEMGDPPYLVRHPSRTDAELVTIEWLQYLIETAGMDGAARTIAYYESIDWISDPVETYLQSLLNGFSDAPVADDEIEPRSVLTTDEHKRSLQYIANIATPEKATELSIEPPVEADTADPSAE
- the flaJ gene encoding archaellar assembly protein FlaJ: MGITDRTAGAADLTKSIIQAYDEMELPAKIYLPAILLPAVLIFLGTIVAAVVADLFLLARLLLPVLGLLIVLAAIGYPRLAVDRRRVEMENRFHLFVIHMTVLSTTNIDRMEVLRQLAQEEEYGELADEMQRIVDLVDVWHLSLDDACRRRAKAVPSESVADLLERMAYTLSAGQELAEFLEQEQDVLVEKYSTVYRQSLSNLDVLKDLYLSLIISTTFALVFAIVLPLLTGNDPTITVSIVIVMFTFVQIGFFFVIKAIVPDDPIWYLEDGYRTTTKKLLLGSTVVGIGGSVLLIGILLCMFFGIFPGTGFVKSLPMLLYMPIATTPLLIPGIAFWHAERKTFDRDREFPNFIRALGTSESAKQSTTSEVLATLRDQDFGPLTENVDDLYRRLNMRLSTEKSWRYFTGDAHSFLIQKFSEMYLIGREMGGGPKRLGEIISQNMSAIVNLREERKQQTTTLVGVIYGITAAASFAFFIGLELAAMLSSFNIDTQGQLMAGSLIHTDQYNIYVLRYLIILVLIFNAFISSLLLRVADGGHFGNSYVHFTALLWMGAVTGAITERLIDAIITVDL
- a CDS encoding DUF7500 family protein → MTTGNEGGDPKEKADVPPVLPSEQQSSGDARGALSPDDLDFTESPYVDEIDDGRYVVSADRSPPNVPDEQKASSQSLPQTKGQSQSQAPASRSNAGRETAPATDADPNESAPAAADPHSGAAGTGIQSPEAARTLLANELERVDTRFAIDIVSRFGEDTVRHRMTSDDVVGTFNSLVFWYARHVSRNTPTNRAASLLLAKSDFTPELTETQVRTAMANHGLDESSSLAELLEALE
- a CDS encoding FlaD/FlaE family flagellar protein; amino-acid sequence: MLLSIIGNLLGDGDEQNTDGNDGGSGGGNDLMGGDLSGSTSDEGLMPGTNNSNASGDDDILADGSNGGMGGMDDMGGDDDLLSDDGGMGGMDMDGEMSLDGMDDGGGDDGPSSELESRVEEIENNVGSLSSTVNTVQSENEKISDSLEEIEEDIRKLLEVYEMVTQGVNPFVEGDSLSDSFEHGSGGGSAQGTGNFGDESLFDSDVEDEEDEEIDDDIANAEAEDFLDDGMDEMDDEDDLEFDDVGMDDEFDEMDDDGEDDFELEDGDDASAGSDSADGDLSFDELKSEYESGDADWDGDDASEAGADDTDDAEDPFAEADDAEGDDLGFDDGADEGEDELFAEDAAETGAATAETEPAATIDDLENESTNTEPTGDIAWDDGGRPYLESIPSEYDTQFVVMDWLDYLVSEAGLNGAARTIKFYESIRWVSSPVEAHLQTTLNGFGGGPDVEEPEPRSALGVNHKRSLWRISQIKTPEKERKRFEEWLAQEGLDGAEGDFAGTEADTDEDELSIDIEGAEDAADDLEIDSADDADDEADADAGDADELDTGVNTGNAGTDDEADADGDSGEELVYTAVDDVDEPATDGADASSDDADTTATADAYANEPEQAEQVADDESGGTTFEHVDIDHDDEAEADTNGAQKILIDESGSEDDANAASSAETSRTREAAPDAGTETDAVWTDGTNATVLRENHSRVADDEFNADNGQMIWVDSDVVLSEAGADLYNTGGYARASGAETADENGDDSLKPLFIPDEDGNLTIEPVQLLLVHDDETDRS
- a CDS encoding ATPase domain-containing protein: MSKLNNIFSIGLDDRDRLNKELGGGIPTGSIVLMEGDYGAGKSAISQRFAYGLCETGKSVTFLSTELEVKGFIDQMDSLNYNVEEHLLFENMLFLHGDLDSGGVLSSNTDEDNRQDLLTDLMEEETLWSADIVIIDTFDAILRNDPKFEALVRQNEERQAALEIISFLRDIISQGKVVVLTVDPSTVGEEAIGPFRSIADVFIELEMIEVGNDIRRQLFIKRFAGMGEQVGDRVGYSVRSGTGIVIENRSVA